A section of the Candidatus Binatia bacterium genome encodes:
- a CDS encoding oxidoreductase: protein MIHTAKTLRGDQNLEGEVCVIGSGAGGAVVAKELAEGGKDVILLEQGGYYTKEDFTQREEEMMPLLFEDMGQRATEDGHILILQGRNIGGSTVHNLCYCFRTPRPIVEKWRREDGIRWTYEELVPSFERVEAMLHVQPIAEAQVNTLNRKIREGCEKLGFHGVVAHHNRVNCTSSGFCILGCPFDAKQSMALTYIPAADRAGARIFANCPVDRLETSGSRVVAVEGRVVDESGAALARVRVRAPVFVLSAGAINGPALLLRSVTGSAGSLPIGKRLHLHPSVLLAGIYDEDIYGYLGIPQSYYVDEFIDLERNPDSGYIIMPIFGFPVATAAQLPGFGRTHAKLMRAYHRMVGILVLLHDQSEGEVAPGKDGRPRIRYELRTEEQSLMAEGMRHCAEILFASGAREVVVPYFRDPLWLKPTDDLRIIERRGCRPGEIPLASTHPQGSCRMGEDPARSVVNSWGQSHQLKNLFVADMGIFPSSLGAPPQITTAALADLIAHHVLAQWPRVAG, encoded by the coding sequence ATGATTCACACCGCAAAGACATTAAGAGGCGACCAGAACCTAGAGGGAGAAGTATGTGTCATCGGTTCTGGAGCCGGGGGAGCGGTGGTCGCTAAGGAGCTGGCCGAAGGCGGGAAGGATGTCATCCTCTTGGAGCAAGGTGGCTACTACACGAAGGAGGATTTCACCCAGCGCGAGGAGGAAATGATGCCTCTGCTCTTCGAGGACATGGGGCAGCGGGCTACGGAAGATGGGCACATCTTGATTTTGCAGGGGCGCAACATCGGGGGGTCTACCGTACACAACTTGTGTTACTGCTTTCGCACCCCCCGCCCGATTGTGGAAAAGTGGCGGCGCGAAGACGGCATCCGGTGGACATACGAAGAACTCGTTCCGTCATTCGAGCGAGTAGAGGCCATGTTGCATGTACAGCCAATTGCCGAGGCGCAGGTGAACACGCTCAACCGCAAGATCCGGGAAGGCTGCGAAAAGCTCGGGTTCCATGGAGTGGTGGCCCATCACAATCGGGTGAACTGTACGTCGAGTGGCTTTTGCATCCTCGGGTGTCCCTTCGATGCGAAGCAGAGCATGGCACTGACGTACATTCCCGCGGCAGACCGGGCTGGCGCACGAATTTTTGCAAACTGCCCAGTGGATCGTTTGGAGACTTCCGGGAGCCGTGTGGTCGCAGTCGAAGGGCGTGTCGTGGATGAAAGCGGCGCCGCGCTTGCCCGTGTGCGGGTGCGCGCTCCGGTGTTCGTGCTCTCGGCGGGCGCGATCAATGGACCCGCTCTTTTGCTCCGGAGCGTGACGGGCAGTGCGGGAAGCCTGCCGATCGGTAAGCGTCTGCATCTGCACCCGAGCGTGTTGCTGGCCGGAATTTATGACGAAGACATTTACGGATACTTGGGGATCCCTCAAAGTTATTACGTGGACGAGTTCATCGATCTCGAACGGAATCCGGATAGCGGTTACATCATCATGCCCATCTTCGGTTTTCCGGTGGCCACGGCCGCGCAGCTACCTGGGTTCGGGCGAACGCACGCGAAGCTGATGCGCGCTTATCACCGTATGGTGGGGATCCTCGTGCTCCTTCACGATCAGTCGGAGGGCGAGGTTGCGCCGGGAAAAGACGGGCGCCCGCGTATTCGCTACGAGTTGCGGACTGAAGAACAGTCTTTGATGGCCGAGGGTATGCGCCACTGCGCCGAAATCTTATTTGCCAGCGGAGCGAGGGAGGTCGTGGTTCCTTATTTTCGCGATCCGTTGTGGCTGAAACCCACGGATGACTTGCGGATCATTGAACGCCGGGGTTGTCGGCCGGGAGAGATTCCTTTGGCCTCGACTCACCCGCAAGGGAGCTGCCGCATGGGAGAGGATCCTGCGCGGTCAGTAGTCAATTCCTGGGGCCAAAGCCACCAACTCAAGAACCTCTTCGTCGCCGACATGGGCATTTTTCCGTCGTCTCTCGGGGCTCCACCCCAGATTACTACGGCTGCGCTGGCAGATTTGATCGCTCATCATGTGCTGGCGCAATGGCCGCGGGTTGCTGGTTGA
- a CDS encoding 1-aminocyclopropane-1-carboxylate deaminase, which yields MTLPQVAASTVPRIPLEEWYARDHRGWSRVPLAQLPTRVHRLGHWSSALGAEVWIKRDDETSSLYGGNKPRKLEFLLGEVQRRGYRAVLTFGGLGTHHGLATAVFARELGLRVLLGLLYQPVTPAVRENLLCLHALGARLFYGASVPALVWGTLRELWVEWLQRSVPYIIPTGGTSPVGTLGYVNAGLELAEQIRRHEVPSPAYIFVPLGSGGTVAGLSLAMRLAGLPSKVVGVLVTDIFPPSAVRLLRLAQKTARLIGPEAVTMARAMSARDFVIERDFVGGGYGQALPAADQLAAWFRAVEGIELDATYTAKTAYALDQTVRAGRWGRGPFLFWLTFSRVRIADRLQPLPDFRELPASFHKFFA from the coding sequence ATGACCTTGCCTCAGGTTGCGGCCTCCACGGTGCCGCGGATCCCACTGGAGGAATGGTACGCAAGAGACCATAGGGGGTGGTCGCGCGTGCCCCTGGCCCAGCTTCCGACACGCGTGCACCGGCTCGGGCATTGGTCGAGCGCCCTGGGAGCAGAGGTTTGGATTAAACGGGATGACGAAACGAGCTCGCTGTACGGCGGCAACAAGCCGCGGAAGCTGGAGTTCCTGCTTGGAGAGGTGCAACGGCGCGGCTACCGTGCGGTGCTCACGTTCGGTGGGCTCGGTACCCATCACGGGCTGGCGACGGCCGTGTTTGCGCGGGAGCTCGGGCTGCGCGTGCTCCTGGGGTTGCTCTACCAGCCCGTGACGCCCGCCGTACGGGAAAACTTGCTTTGTTTGCACGCGCTCGGTGCTCGCTTGTTTTACGGCGCATCTGTTCCCGCACTTGTCTGGGGCACCTTGAGGGAGTTGTGGGTTGAGTGGCTTCAGAGGAGCGTGCCGTATATCATCCCGACCGGAGGCACGTCGCCAGTGGGGACTCTCGGATACGTCAATGCTGGGCTGGAGTTGGCGGAACAAATTCGCCGTCACGAAGTTCCGTCTCCGGCGTACATTTTCGTTCCCCTCGGTAGTGGGGGTACGGTGGCTGGGCTGAGTCTAGCGATGCGACTGGCAGGGTTGCCCAGTAAGGTTGTCGGTGTTTTGGTGACGGATATCTTCCCACCGTCGGCGGTGCGTCTTCTGCGGCTCGCGCAGAAAACGGCTCGGCTGATTGGACCGGAAGCCGTCACGATGGCCCGCGCCATGAGTGCACGCGACTTTGTCATCGAGCGAGATTTCGTGGGTGGTGGCTACGGACAAGCGCTACCCGCAGCGGACCAATTGGCCGCATGGTTCCGCGCTGTGGAGGGGATCGAACTGGATGCCACGTACACTGCGAAGACTGCTTACGCGCTGGATCAAACTGTGCGAGCGGGGCGTTGGGGCCGGGGCCCGTTTCTGTTTTGGCTCACCTTTTCGCGGGTACGCATCGCCGATCGCCTGCAGCCGTTGCCGGATTTTCGCGAGTTACCCGCTTCGTTCCACAAATTTTTTGCGTGA
- the tolQ gene encoding Tol-Pal system subunit TolQ, whose protein sequence is MYPLLACSVVSLGVVLERTWTLWLAAHKARQLQRAVASALAEGALGEISSLLRRDTSLLSELYRAALAASSSPNNELWRLVQHRYNATLRALRRHLWLIGTIGSLAPFIGLFGTVLGIVRAFENMAATGSGGFAVVAAGISEALVATAAGLLIGVVSIFFYNAFNIRVAALASQWREWAEEVALNWENQKLREGSPARVVQAR, encoded by the coding sequence ATGTATCCGTTGCTGGCGTGCTCGGTGGTCAGTCTCGGAGTCGTTTTAGAACGAACTTGGACCCTGTGGTTGGCTGCACACAAGGCGAGACAGTTGCAACGCGCCGTAGCGTCGGCTCTGGCTGAAGGCGCGCTCGGCGAGATTAGTTCGCTTTTACGCCGAGATACCTCGCTGTTGTCGGAACTTTACCGCGCCGCACTGGCAGCCAGCAGCTCGCCGAACAACGAGCTCTGGCGCCTGGTTCAACATCGCTACAACGCCACGCTCCGCGCCCTGAGGCGCCACTTGTGGCTCATCGGAACCATCGGAAGTCTCGCCCCCTTCATTGGACTGTTCGGGACGGTGCTCGGGATCGTTCGAGCGTTCGAGAACATGGCCGCTACAGGCTCGGGTGGGTTCGCTGTTGTCGCCGCAGGAATTTCCGAGGCGCTCGTCGCGACTGCGGCCGGACTGCTCATTGGAGTGGTATCGATCTTTTTCTACAACGCTTTCAATATCCGAGTGGCGGCTCTTGCCAGCCAGTGGAGAGAATGGGCCGAGGAAGTCGCGCTGAACTGGGAGAACCAAAAACTCCGCGAAGGAAGCCCAGCACGTGTCGTTCAAGCCCGTTGA
- a CDS encoding biopolymer transporter ExbD gives MSFKPVELETANEEIVAEINVTPLTDIFLVLLIIFMVTSTALVQQGSNVQLPRAASGQSVSPGVVVTATADGHIQVEGKAVPWEGLHDAVREALTRKQHSTVVLQGDRNVVLEKAVQILAVAREAGAERVSIATVPLPADGR, from the coding sequence GTGTCGTTCAAGCCCGTTGAGCTCGAAACGGCAAACGAAGAGATCGTGGCGGAAATCAACGTCACGCCGCTGACAGATATTTTCTTGGTGTTGCTGATCATCTTCATGGTCACCAGCACCGCCCTGGTGCAGCAGGGTAGCAATGTGCAGTTACCTCGCGCGGCCTCGGGGCAATCCGTATCCCCGGGAGTTGTGGTTACCGCCACTGCCGATGGGCACATCCAGGTCGAGGGAAAGGCCGTGCCGTGGGAGGGACTCCACGACGCGGTGCGCGAGGCGCTGACCCGCAAGCAGCACTCCACTGTGGTGCTTCAGGGCGATCGAAACGTCGTCTTGGAGAAGGCCGTGCAAATATTAGCGGTCGCGCGCGAGGCTGGAGCGGAGAGGGTTTCCATCGCGACTGTTCCGCTGCCCGCGGACGGACGCTAA
- a CDS encoding ATPase, whose amino-acid sequence MMEQSRAVRSLRDAFESGRPLVYIHSAEEHRIERLLQVVAEQCFEPRIPIFAWTLTTGLRDAEGREAAPGSENPRQVLDFIAAYPEGGIFHLKDFHEPLREDATVRRRLRDLYELCFDKAKFIVITSAVQFIPDELSRAVLLLELGLPDAEELQALLRSETTSLRELGHPIELDEEYLLPLARALQGLTVDEARHAIRRALAHHKKLGPEAIPALLEEKRLVVNRTGLVQYVADGTTLEHVGGLEVMKRWLIERRKLFQMRDQLSADIVPKGVLIMGISGCGKSLSVKAIASTFELPLYRIDMTEIFSGKHGPPESAFAEACKILEQISPAVCWFDELEMAVTSSESAGEQGRMFAFFLTWMQEKTRGLFVAATANRIDLLPAEMIRKGRFDEVFFVDLPTDEERVEIFRIHLQRRGVDPSQFDLERLKRFTKGWTGAECEQCVVSALTTARIEERDLTDDDLLNATATIVPLSKTMKEQVDHIREWAFERAVRASPRELTR is encoded by the coding sequence ATGATGGAACAGAGTCGCGCGGTTCGTAGCTTGCGGGATGCGTTCGAGTCGGGTCGCCCCCTCGTGTACATCCACTCGGCGGAGGAACACCGCATCGAGCGCTTGCTACAGGTCGTCGCCGAGCAGTGCTTCGAGCCACGCATCCCGATATTCGCTTGGACCCTCACCACCGGCTTGCGCGACGCAGAGGGCCGCGAGGCTGCTCCGGGGTCCGAAAATCCTCGGCAGGTTTTGGATTTTATTGCGGCTTATCCGGAAGGCGGGATTTTCCATTTGAAGGATTTCCACGAGCCCTTGCGTGAAGACGCTACGGTGCGCCGGCGTTTGCGCGACCTCTATGAGCTGTGCTTCGACAAGGCAAAGTTCATCGTGATTACTTCCGCAGTGCAATTCATTCCGGACGAGTTGTCGCGAGCCGTCCTCTTGCTGGAACTCGGCTTGCCGGACGCCGAAGAGCTTCAGGCGCTGTTGCGCAGCGAAACGACATCTCTCCGGGAACTCGGCCACCCGATCGAACTGGATGAAGAGTACCTGCTGCCCTTGGCGCGCGCGCTGCAAGGGCTGACGGTGGACGAAGCACGGCATGCCATCCGGCGCGCGCTGGCGCACCACAAGAAGCTCGGGCCCGAGGCTATTCCCGCGTTGCTCGAGGAAAAACGCCTCGTGGTCAATCGAACCGGACTCGTGCAATACGTCGCCGACGGCACCACCCTCGAGCACGTCGGCGGGCTCGAGGTCATGAAACGCTGGCTCATCGAGCGCCGCAAACTTTTCCAAATGCGCGATCAGCTCAGCGCCGATATCGTTCCCAAAGGCGTTTTGATCATGGGAATTTCCGGATGCGGAAAAAGCCTTTCGGTGAAGGCAATCGCGTCCACGTTCGAGCTGCCACTCTATCGCATCGATATGACAGAGATCTTCTCCGGCAAACACGGGCCGCCCGAAAGCGCCTTTGCCGAGGCATGCAAGATCCTGGAGCAAATCTCCCCGGCGGTGTGCTGGTTCGACGAGTTAGAGATGGCGGTGACCTCCTCGGAATCGGCCGGAGAACAAGGACGAATGTTCGCTTTCTTCTTGACCTGGATGCAGGAGAAAACCCGCGGTTTGTTTGTCGCCGCGACGGCAAATCGCATCGACCTGCTACCCGCGGAGATGATTCGCAAAGGCCGCTTCGACGAAGTGTTCTTCGTGGACTTGCCAACGGACGAAGAACGCGTGGAGATCTTTCGGATTCACCTGCAGCGCCGCGGAGTCGATCCCAGCCAATTCGATCTCGAACGGCTCAAACGGTTCACGAAAGGGTGGACGGGAGCGGAGTGCGAACAGTGCGTGGTATCGGCTCTGACGACGGCGAGAATCGAGGAACGCGATCTCACGGACGACGATTTGCTCAACGCCACAGCTACCATCGTGCCCTTGTCCAAGACGATGAAGGAACAGGTGGACCACATTCGGGAGTGGGCCTTCGAGCGCGCCGTACGAGCCTCGCCTCGCGAACTGACACGCTAA
- a CDS encoding transcriptional regulator, translating to MPRPKKTSSPSGIGEYIRRQRELANISLRKLAEQSGISAAVLREIEAGLRNPSRTILQSIAGVLRLSAETLQLQAGLLDPRDPEDSDVAREIRRDPYLTERQRDVLIDIYKAFRSVNQSRS from the coding sequence ATGCCACGCCCAAAAAAGACGAGTTCGCCCAGCGGAATCGGGGAGTACATCCGCCGCCAACGCGAGCTCGCCAACATTTCCCTGCGCAAGCTAGCGGAGCAAAGCGGGATTTCGGCGGCGGTACTGCGGGAAATTGAAGCCGGGCTGCGAAACCCGAGCCGTACGATCTTGCAGTCGATTGCCGGCGTCCTTCGCTTGTCCGCCGAAACCTTGCAGCTCCAAGCCGGGCTGCTGGATCCTCGCGACCCTGAAGATTCGGACGTGGCCCGGGAAATCCGTCGCGACCCGTACCTGACCGAACGGCAGCGCGACGTTTTGATCGACATTTACAAAGCGTTTCGATCCGTGAATCAGTCGCGATCTTGA
- a CDS encoding hypothetical protein (possible pseudo, frameshifted), protein MFDSIVVVTDRKVLDRHLQRTMKQFEQVLGVVENIDTTSRQLKEALESGKTIVVTTLQKFPVIVNEIRALPGQRFAVIVDEAHSSQSGEQTKSLKAVLATESLEEAEREEAGAKTVDEEIEERVLAETQARGRLPNVSFFAFTATPKARTLELFGKQRPDGKFEPFHLYSMRQAIEEGFILDVLANYTTYKTYWRLLKKIEDDPRYDKRKAEYLLKSFVDLHPHAIHEKVKIMVEHFAAQTQHEIGGKAKAMIVTRSRLHAVRYKLAFDTYLAERGYPFKALVAFSGSKQDGGQTYTESGMNGFPEAQTARMSERPEYRFLIVANKFQTGFDQPLLHTMYVDKKLGGVNAVQTLSRLNRTHPEKKGTMVLDFANEAGEIQAAFEQYYETTLLSEGTDPNLLYALQQRLAAFPVYTEDEVNAFARVYFDPKASQDRVYAVLMPVVERFRALSDKERYDFRGQLGDYVRLYAFLAQLLTFADADLEKLYQFARHLRRLLPADRDALPREIEQNIDMESFRVQETYRGKIGLERKAGILDPQGTKGPYGVPPEELEPLSRIIAELNERFGLNLGPEHRLTLSQMMDKLHRDPALDAAARVNTRENVRLTFEEKVEQVIQEIVETNFELYKRITDDRAFGEAIKNLLFDQYLRKHRQVEDLLRQRESKTLEFKATLRFSLKENCMDDKGVTHAVLKTIAAFLNTEGGDLLIGVADDRTIVGIEADRFESDDRFMLHLAQVVRNGLGDRASTCIDPRTQVVEGKTVCLVSCERSPEPVFLKWKGMEQNPNGDFYVRSGPSTVRLPPESAHEYIRTRFPTRKPAGGRCTFRN, encoded by the coding sequence GTGTTCGATTCCATCGTGGTCGTGACCGACCGCAAGGTTCTCGACCGCCATCTCCAGCGCACGATGAAGCAGTTCGAACAGGTCCTCGGCGTGGTTGAGAACATCGACACCACCTCGCGACAACTCAAAGAAGCATTGGAATCTGGGAAAACGATCGTCGTCACCACACTGCAAAAGTTCCCGGTGATCGTGAACGAGATTCGGGCGCTTCCGGGGCAGCGCTTTGCCGTGATCGTGGACGAGGCCCATTCCTCGCAGTCCGGGGAGCAGACCAAGAGCCTCAAGGCGGTGCTGGCCACCGAGAGCCTGGAAGAAGCCGAGCGTGAGGAGGCCGGGGCCAAGACGGTGGACGAAGAGATCGAGGAACGCGTCCTCGCCGAGACCCAGGCGCGCGGGCGGCTGCCCAACGTGTCGTTCTTCGCCTTTACCGCGACGCCCAAGGCGCGCACCCTGGAACTCTTCGGCAAGCAGCGCCCGGACGGGAAGTTCGAGCCGTTCCACCTCTACAGCATGCGCCAGGCGATCGAGGAAGGATTCATCCTCGACGTGCTCGCCAACTACACGACCTACAAGACCTACTGGCGGCTGCTCAAGAAGATCGAAGACGACCCCCGCTACGACAAGCGCAAAGCCGAGTACCTGCTCAAATCCTTCGTGGACCTGCATCCACACGCGATTCACGAGAAGGTCAAGATCATGGTCGAGCACTTTGCCGCCCAGACGCAACACGAGATCGGCGGCAAGGCCAAGGCGATGATCGTGACCCGCTCACGGCTCCATGCTGTTCGGTACAAACTGGCGTTCGACACCTACCTTGCGGAGCGCGGCTACCCCTTCAAGGCGCTGGTGGCGTTTTCCGGGAGCAAGCAGGATGGCGGCCAGACGTATACAGAATCTGGAATGAACGGATTTCCCGAGGCCCAAACGGCGCGCATGTCCGAGCGTCCGGAGTACCGGTTTTTGATCGTGGCCAACAAGTTCCAGACCGGCTTCGATCAGCCGCTCCTCCACACCATGTACGTGGACAAGAAGCTCGGCGGCGTGAACGCCGTGCAGACGCTCTCGCGCCTCAACCGGACTCATCCGGAGAAGAAGGGCACGATGGTGCTCGACTTCGCCAACGAGGCCGGCGAGATCCAGGCCGCCTTCGAACAGTACTACGAGACGACGTTGCTTTCCGAGGGCACCGATCCGAACCTGCTGTACGCATTGCAACAGCGCCTGGCGGCCTTTCCGGTATACACCGAGGACGAGGTGAACGCGTTCGCTCGGGTCTACTTCGACCCGAAGGCGTCCCAAGATCGGGTCTACGCCGTTCTCATGCCGGTCGTGGAGAGGTTCCGCGCGCTCTCGGACAAGGAGCGGTATGACTTCCGCGGACAGCTCGGCGATTACGTTCGCCTGTACGCGTTCCTGGCTCAGCTCCTGACATTCGCCGACGCCGACCTGGAAAAGCTCTACCAGTTCGCCCGCCACCTGAGGCGCTTGCTTCCCGCAGACCGCGACGCGCTTCCGAGGGAGATCGAGCAGAACATCGACATGGAATCCTTCCGGGTCCAGGAAACCTATCGCGGGAAAATCGGCCTCGAGCGCAAGGCCGGGATCCTCGATCCTCAGGGGACCAAGGGGCCGTATGGGGTCCCTCCCGAAGAACTCGAGCCGTTGTCTCGCATCATCGCCGAGTTGAACGAGCGCTTCGGGTTGAACCTGGGTCCCGAGCATCGGCTCACACTCAGCCAGATGATGGACAAGCTCCACCGCGACCCGGCGCTCGACGCGGCCGCCCGGGTGAACACCCGAGAGAACGTGCGCCTGACTTTTGAAGAAAAGGTGGAACAGGTCATCCAGGAGATCGTCGAGACCAACTTCGAACTGTACAAGCGAATCACCGATGACCGAGCCTTTGGCGAAGCGATCAAGAACCTGCTGTTCGACCAATACCTGCGGAAGCACAGGCAAGTCGAGGACCTCCTTCGACAAAGAGAGTCGAAGACGCTTGAGTTCAAGGCGACACTGCGGTTCAGCCTGAAGGAGAATTGCATGGACGACAAGGGCGTCACCCATGCCGTGCTCAAGACGATTGCCGCATTTCTCAACACTGAGGGTGGCGATCTCCTCATTGGCGTGGCGGATGACCGCACGATCGTCGGGATCGAAGCAGATCGCTTCGAGAGCGACGACCGGTTCATGCTCCACCTCGCCCAGGTCGTGCGCAATGGACTCGGCGACCGCGCGAGTACCTGCATCGATCCGCGGACCCAGGTGGTCGAGGGCAAAACGGTCTGTCTCGTGAGCTGCGAGCGCAGCCCGGAGCCAGTGTTCCTGAAATGGAAGGGCATGGAACAAAACCCAAACGGCGACTTCTACGTCCGCAGCGGTCCGAGCACCGTTCGTCTTCCTCCGGAGAGCGCGCACGAGTACATCCGAACCCGATTTCCAACCCGGAAGCCGGCGGGCGGACGTTGCACCTTCCGGAATTAA
- a CDS encoding hypothetical protein (possible pseudo, frameshifted) — MGDYSPGRIERRGVLALALRGVDVPDISERSFEEAIERALLAYGPDAESRGRSKAAEPEPPPYGDYAPGGYHKRRAEEYDRALCLIPRDVLDFILATQPKEWQKLKAHYGAEVEARFLRRLASEIESRGALDVLRQGIKDSGCKLQLAYFRPASGLNEEIRRLYRANIFSVVRQLRYSDKHEKSLDLVLFLNGIPIFTAELKNPLTGQTVEDAIHQIQTDRDPREPLFRYGRCLAHFAVDPDLVYVTTHLEGPKTRFLPFNKGRFGGAGNPPVPPTQPGYATSYLWEETWARDSVLDLIRQFIHEVEEEDERGRKNGKRHLIFPRYHELESVRKLWPTPEDAVPASGT, encoded by the coding sequence ATGGGCGATTATTCGCCAGGCCGGATTGAGCGTCGAGGAGTTCTTGCGCTTGCTTTGAGAGGCGTCGACGTGCCCGACATTTCCGAGCGCAGTTTCGAAGAGGCCATCGAGCGGGCGCTTCTGGCCTATGGCCCGGACGCCGAGTCACGAGGCAGGAGCAAGGCTGCCGAGCCCGAGCCCCCTCCGTACGGAGACTACGCCCCCGGCGGGTACCACAAGCGCCGCGCGGAGGAGTACGACCGCGCGCTGTGTCTCATTCCCCGGGATGTGCTGGACTTCATCCTCGCGACCCAGCCCAAGGAGTGGCAGAAGCTCAAGGCCCACTACGGTGCCGAGGTCGAGGCGCGCTTCCTCAGGCGCCTGGCCTCCGAGATCGAATCCCGGGGTGCGCTCGATGTCCTGCGGCAAGGAATCAAGGACTCGGGGTGCAAGTTGCAACTCGCCTACTTTCGCCCGGCCAGCGGCCTGAACGAGGAGATCCGGCGACTCTACCGGGCGAACATCTTCTCGGTGGTCCGCCAACTACGCTACAGCGACAAGCACGAAAAGAGCCTGGACCTGGTGCTCTTCCTGAACGGCATTCCGATCTTCACCGCCGAGCTCAAGAACCCACTGACGGGCCAGACGGTGGAGGACGCGATCCACCAGATACAGACCGATCGCGACCCGCGCGAGCCCCTGTTCCGCTACGGGCGGTGTCTGGCGCACTTCGCCGTGGATCCGGACCTCGTGTACGTCACCACGCACCTCGAAGGCCCGAAGACGCGGTTCCTGCCGTTCAACAAGGGGCGCTTCGGCGGCGCCGGTAACCCGCCTGTCCCACCGACGCAACCGGGCTACGCGACCTCATACCTGTGGGAAGAGACCTGGGCACGGGACAGCGTGTTGGATCTCATCCGCCAGTTCATCCACGAAGTCGAGGAGGAGGACGAGAGAGGCCGCAAGAACGGCAAGCGGCATTTGATCTTTCCGCGCTACCACGAGCTCGAGAGCGTGCGCAAACTCTGGCCGACGCCAGAAGACGCGGTCCCGGCCAGCGGTACCTGA
- a CDS encoding hypothetical protein (possible pseudo, frameshifted) has translation MTEAAKGLPMSVQARLVRHARRAGLDPNVVLTRYGLERFLYRLSRSPHADRFVLKGALLMLVWLGETIRPTRDADLLGFGDLSEQTLAAVFAEVCGVSVEPDGLEFLPSSVRVAPIREDDVYGGMRVTLQGRLGTARVHVQVDVGIGDAVYPEPEWLEYPGLLDLPRPRLRAYRPETTIAEKLHAMVVLGEANSRLRDFFDILALARCYRFDGDVLAQAVRATFERRRTPVPSSLPVALTPRFAAIPGKQTQWAAFLRKNGLWSVPRRLAEAIAQIAAFMEPVMAAARDGRPLDLVWPPGGPWEARR, from the coding sequence ATGACCGAGGCGGCGAAAGGGCTCCCCATGTCGGTGCAGGCACGGCTGGTGCGCCACGCGCGCAGGGCGGGCCTCGATCCCAACGTCGTGCTTACGCGCTATGGCCTGGAACGGTTCCTCTACCGCCTGTCCCGCTCGCCCCATGCCGACCGGTTCGTGCTCAAGGGTGCGCTGCTCATGCTGGTGTGGCTCGGAGAGACCATCCGGCCCACGCGGGATGCCGATCTGCTCGGCTTCGGCGACCTATCCGAGCAGACGCTCGCTGCGGTTTTCGCGGAGGTGTGCGGCGTCAGCGTCGAGCCGGATGGGCTCGAATTCCTGCCCTCGTCGGTGCGCGTCGCGCCGATCCGGGAGGACGATGTCTACGGGGGAATGCGTGTCACGCTCCAAGGGCGGCTGGGCACTGCCCGGGTCCATGTGCAGGTGGACGTCGGCATCGGCGATGCCGTCTATCCGGAGCCGGAATGGCTCGAGTATCCGGGCCTGCTCGACCTGCCGCGCCCCAGGCTTCGGGCCTATCGGCCGGAAACCACCATCGCCGAAAAGCTCCACGCGATGGTAGTCCTCGGGGAGGCCAACAGCCGCCTGCGCGATTTCTTCGATATCCTCGCGCTTGCGCGCTGCTATCGCTTCGACGGTGACGTGCTCGCACAGGCGGTACGCGCGACGTTCGAGCGCCGCCGCACGCCGGTTCCATCGTCGCTGCCGGTCGCGCTCACGCCGCGGTTCGCGGCGATCCCGGGCAAACAGACCCAGTGGGCGGCCTTCCTGCGCAAGAACGGCCTTTGGTCCGTACCCAGACGGCTCGCCGAGGCGATAGCCCAAATTGCGGCTTTCATGGAACCGGTCATGGCTGCCGCTCGGGACGGCCGCCCCCTCGATCTCGTGTGGCCGCCGGGCGGGCCGTGGGAGGCTAGAAGATGA
- a CDS encoding transcriptional regulator, with amino-acid sequence MAPSTAADRVLRLASKRGVLTREEVAKAGIHTHTLSRLVRAGALERVGRGRYRRAEAPVTEHHGLVLAATAVPKGVVCLLSALSFHGLGTQIPHEVWIALDRSARRPAIQYPRLRVVRFSGKALHEGVETHRIEGETVRIYSVAKTIADLFKYRNKIGLDVALEALREGWRARRFTMEEIHRYARICRVERVMRPYLEALVA; translated from the coding sequence ATGGCGCCATCGACTGCTGCGGATCGGGTTCTTCGCCTTGCCTCCAAGCGCGGCGTTCTGACCCGTGAAGAAGTCGCCAAAGCGGGCATACACACTCATACGCTGAGCCGGCTTGTCCGGGCGGGAGCGCTGGAGCGAGTCGGGCGTGGTCGTTACCGGCGAGCCGAGGCGCCGGTGACCGAACATCATGGACTGGTCCTGGCGGCGACGGCGGTGCCGAAGGGCGTTGTATGCCTGCTCTCCGCGCTGAGCTTTCATGGACTCGGGACGCAAATCCCCCACGAGGTGTGGATCGCGCTCGACCGCTCCGCGCGACGCCCTGCGATCCAGTATCCGAGACTGCGCGTCGTACGCTTCAGCGGCAAAGCTCTCCACGAAGGCGTGGAGACCCACCGCATCGAAGGCGAGACGGTGCGCATCTACAGCGTCGCCAAGACCATCGCGGACCTCTTCAAATACCGCAACAAGATCGGCCTCGACGTGGCGCTGGAAGCGCTGCGCGAAGGCTGGCGGGCGCGGCGCTTCACCATGGAGGAGATCCATCGCTATGCCCGTATCTGCCGCGTGGAGCGCGTGATGCGGCCCTATCTGGAGGCGCTCGTGGCATGA